A genomic region of Paenibacillus sp. PL2-23 contains the following coding sequences:
- a CDS encoding HEAT repeat domain-containing protein: MSQDFTGMGRYHLQNDSYGIAAFCFFRAIQQQPANGNAWNGLVLSLGLMRREADTQTVLARFALSEQLPYDKQLFPSAYMMYRNHPKAMAAWIRKMAGRSNVTAEERLAFEGMAEDIDLQFGKLAAERGEEALKHEAMTLEQLAARVIELDLIMQGQTDALVTKAEEGLKDEATALSAIRMLSLLPGPRSVRLLRRTCRDESIPGKMRTHALLALRWSGVREKVRLHKLGESFVVDLSNPNPELSISVPSAYKPALDRMNLWLAQKQGFVTNEAYESFVSTEDKELPQALAEKVKAADLPSYLQEVVHTVIRSAYDEYYPMVPFIGEYRSWSNAFLIIMKEYVEGNGMNWSYGELEQDDAAVLHRNWLLSAVPGF; this comes from the coding sequence ATGAGCCAAGATTTTACTGGAATGGGACGATATCATCTGCAGAATGATTCCTATGGAATCGCTGCCTTTTGTTTTTTTCGGGCGATCCAGCAGCAGCCTGCTAACGGAAACGCGTGGAACGGCCTGGTGCTTTCATTAGGATTGATGCGCAGGGAAGCCGACACCCAGACGGTTTTAGCGAGATTCGCGCTCAGCGAGCAGCTTCCCTACGACAAGCAGCTGTTTCCAAGCGCATACATGATGTACAGGAACCATCCGAAGGCGATGGCTGCGTGGATACGAAAGATGGCAGGCCGCTCTAATGTGACCGCGGAAGAGCGACTGGCTTTTGAGGGAATGGCGGAGGATATCGACTTACAGTTTGGCAAGCTCGCGGCGGAACGCGGGGAAGAAGCGTTGAAACACGAAGCGATGACGCTTGAGCAATTGGCAGCCCGTGTAATCGAGCTGGATTTAATCATGCAGGGGCAAACGGACGCGTTAGTTACGAAAGCGGAGGAAGGGCTGAAGGACGAGGCTACGGCGCTGTCAGCCATACGAATGTTGAGCCTGTTGCCCGGGCCGCGGAGCGTGCGGTTGTTGCGTCGAACGTGCCGCGACGAGTCGATTCCCGGAAAGATGAGAACGCACGCGCTGCTTGCGCTGAGATGGAGTGGCGTGCGCGAGAAGGTGCGTCTTCATAAGCTGGGAGAGTCATTCGTCGTGGATCTTAGCAATCCGAATCCGGAGCTTTCGATCTCGGTTCCTTCGGCATACAAGCCGGCCTTGGATCGGATGAATCTCTGGCTTGCTCAAAAGCAAGGCTTTGTGACGAATGAAGCGTACGAGAGCTTTGTCTCGACGGAGGATAAGGAGCTGCCGCAAGCGCTGGCGGAGAAGGTGAAGGCGGCCGACCTGCCCAGCTATTTGCAAGAGGTTGTACATACGGTAATCCGAAGCGCTTACGACGAGTATTATCCTATGGTGCCTTTCATCGGGGAGTACCGCTCTTGGAGCAATGCTTTCTTGATCATCATGAAGGAGTATGTGGAAGGCAACGGGATGAACTGGTCATACGGGGAGCTGGAACAGGATGACGCCGCGGTATTGCACCGCAATTGGTTGCTGAGCGCGGTACCCGGATTCTAA
- a CDS encoding glycoside hydrolase family 9 protein gives MLGLGLMVGMQALVFTPTPSHAAVTPLPDPNNPAIFDDFDGNGQFKQAWQNWYNQSGGTGAFSKVTVDSLVVGKFAQTPASSASQAKFEPWHQTINLTGYRYLNFKMKNPGYPNARIRIVINDGERNFDLTGGFAAVPTTWTTTQIDLNALSPAINKKKIRFEIWLKQTATGYGEILMDEITATTDNTGNSPTLVAAPLTSNSGTINNQNTMYTFRATYTDQDNNKPLAMQVVIDDKAYDMREVDYSDTAYTDGKEYFFLRKLPVGTSTYYFRAADGSSPAASTTPATAPTVTQSSSIIDVTVSQVGYSSTAYKNAIITSTTYLGDNSYQILNGTTVVKSGHMPYRGMVWGKYVYMIEFPEITTLGDNYTIKTNGISSYPFPIKTNVWDGYKDEMTAFYRIQRASVATSDVYPPGYSTIPPSEKVFHPAGHLDDAISLDGTTSYDLTGGHYDAGDYGKYGANQWVGAEIVLAYLRNLDSPSVKFDNDNNDIPDLIDEAMFASDYLVKFANLFNGAMYNISHHGAFVHPHKETDGIPGNSDDRKLRTDVLSVKGSAKGAATLASTARAIRTAIAEGDVPTSLFTDLNAAADEYEEAATTMYDFMVANLTAPQHGDVNKSRIFADVEMYLLTNDVAYKNAATTAANALTFDDLSSTAYWSMRPIALAEFYPVADTATQAHIQDLLEEQFHYVLTLMDDTPYGVINQFSNFGVNEPLMAYIGDMMRYYELFGDPDTLRIIQRAMYWVYGQNPWNTSWVSGIGTDYVDFLHTRLDEEANSSANQGVVIPGAMVSGANIKNPKDQFSVSPWYEDRYAGADNMSQWRYNEYSVNIQAGMFYTVMGLSTINNEASSGSNLPELQVFGPTLGEYVRGDVTVFTSTNAGTPAVRTGGTYVPMTLNGPAYEYTFDTSTVTPLSNLFMRVRGNDTSGNYTYSHMHYTVARPLPDPSHPLLFDDFDKNGVWGKANGQWVNWWNQNGGTNEGTFARVEDTPGNFVGKFGQNPSNVNAEAKFQHWNESYSVDGYRYVNMKVKNPSHPNLRMRATLSDGKNSINLTNGWISIPTTWTDMQFDTSTAPAAMDRTKAVITIWLKQTVKGYGEMFMDDLQFTNTASGSAPTLTAGSVSATTGNTLSNFTFTVTYTDVDNEAPYAVELVTDGVVRKMYEVNVNDTDYTNGKTYRLITRLPKGNHKYYFTTTDKTSDAVSTTVATGPSVS, from the coding sequence TTGCTAGGGCTAGGACTTATGGTTGGCATGCAAGCATTGGTGTTTACGCCAACTCCATCCCATGCCGCCGTTACGCCGCTGCCGGATCCCAACAATCCAGCGATCTTCGACGACTTTGACGGTAACGGCCAATTCAAGCAAGCCTGGCAGAACTGGTACAACCAATCGGGAGGGACGGGAGCCTTCTCGAAGGTGACAGTAGACTCGCTCGTCGTCGGCAAATTCGCGCAGACGCCAGCCTCAAGCGCCTCACAGGCCAAGTTCGAGCCTTGGCACCAGACCATCAACCTGACGGGATATCGTTACCTGAATTTCAAGATGAAAAATCCCGGTTATCCAAACGCCCGCATTCGTATTGTCATCAACGATGGAGAGAGAAATTTCGACCTGACCGGCGGCTTCGCAGCCGTGCCCACGACCTGGACCACTACGCAGATCGATCTGAACGCTCTATCGCCAGCCATAAACAAAAAGAAGATCCGCTTCGAGATTTGGTTGAAGCAAACGGCAACCGGCTACGGTGAAATTTTGATGGATGAGATCACGGCGACAACGGACAACACCGGCAATTCGCCTACGCTCGTTGCAGCTCCTCTTACTTCCAACTCGGGCACCATCAACAATCAGAATACGATGTATACCTTCAGAGCGACATACACCGACCAGGATAATAATAAGCCTCTCGCGATGCAGGTCGTCATCGACGACAAAGCATACGATATGCGCGAGGTCGATTACAGCGACACGGCTTACACGGACGGCAAGGAATATTTTTTCCTTCGCAAACTGCCTGTCGGCACCAGCACTTACTACTTCCGCGCCGCTGACGGTTCATCCCCTGCCGCTTCCACAACTCCCGCGACTGCTCCAACCGTTACGCAATCGTCTTCTATTATCGACGTTACCGTAAGCCAAGTCGGCTACAGCTCGACCGCTTACAAAAATGCAATCATTACATCCACTACTTATCTGGGCGACAACAGCTATCAAATCCTGAACGGCACCACTGTGGTGAAGTCGGGTCATATGCCTTACAGAGGAATGGTCTGGGGCAAATATGTGTACATGATTGAATTCCCGGAAATTACGACGCTCGGAGACAACTACACGATAAAGACAAACGGCATCTCATCGTACCCGTTCCCGATTAAAACGAACGTCTGGGACGGCTACAAGGACGAGATGACGGCATTCTATCGGATTCAGCGCGCCAGCGTGGCCACTTCCGATGTTTACCCGCCAGGGTACAGCACCATCCCGCCATCCGAAAAAGTGTTCCATCCCGCGGGACATCTGGACGATGCCATCAGCCTTGACGGCACGACTAGCTATGACCTGACAGGCGGTCATTACGACGCGGGCGACTACGGTAAATACGGCGCCAATCAATGGGTAGGCGCAGAGATCGTCTTGGCTTATCTCCGGAACTTAGACTCCCCTAGCGTCAAGTTCGATAATGACAATAACGATATTCCCGACCTTATCGATGAAGCGATGTTTGCCAGCGATTATTTGGTGAAGTTCGCCAACCTATTCAACGGCGCAATGTACAACATCTCCCATCATGGGGCCTTCGTACACCCTCACAAAGAAACCGATGGCATCCCGGGCAACTCGGACGACCGGAAGCTGCGTACCGATGTGCTCAGCGTAAAAGGCTCGGCCAAAGGCGCGGCAACGCTCGCCTCGACGGCGCGCGCGATTCGCACGGCAATAGCCGAAGGCGACGTTCCGACCTCTCTCTTCACGGATCTAAACGCAGCCGCCGACGAATACGAAGAAGCAGCGACTACGATGTACGACTTTATGGTCGCCAATCTGACCGCTCCTCAGCACGGGGACGTCAACAAATCAAGAATCTTCGCCGATGTCGAGATGTACCTGCTCACAAACGATGTGGCTTACAAAAACGCGGCAACGACTGCCGCCAATGCTCTCACGTTCGACGACCTGAGCTCGACCGCGTATTGGAGCATGCGGCCGATCGCGCTCGCCGAATTCTATCCGGTGGCCGATACGGCGACGCAAGCACACATTCAGGACTTGCTCGAGGAGCAGTTCCATTACGTGTTGACGCTCATGGACGATACGCCGTACGGCGTCATCAACCAGTTCAGCAACTTCGGCGTAAACGAGCCGCTTATGGCGTATATCGGGGATATGATGCGGTATTACGAGCTCTTCGGCGATCCCGATACGCTCCGCATCATTCAAAGAGCAATGTACTGGGTCTACGGGCAGAATCCATGGAATACTAGCTGGGTGTCCGGCATCGGTACCGACTATGTCGACTTCCTCCACACGCGGTTGGACGAAGAAGCGAACTCGTCTGCCAATCAAGGGGTCGTCATCCCTGGCGCGATGGTCAGCGGCGCGAATATCAAAAATCCGAAGGATCAATTCAGCGTCAGTCCATGGTACGAAGACCGGTACGCGGGCGCGGACAATATGAGTCAGTGGCGATACAATGAGTACAGCGTCAATATCCAAGCCGGCATGTTCTACACGGTTATGGGACTCAGCACGATTAATAATGAAGCATCTTCGGGGTCGAATCTGCCCGAGCTTCAAGTGTTTGGCCCGACCCTTGGCGAATATGTACGCGGCGATGTCACGGTATTCACCAGCACGAACGCCGGCACGCCGGCTGTAAGAACCGGCGGAACCTATGTGCCAATGACGCTGAATGGCCCTGCCTATGAGTATACGTTCGACACAAGCACAGTCACACCGCTATCCAATCTGTTCATGCGCGTGAGAGGCAACGACACCTCGGGCAACTACACGTACAGCCACATGCACTATACGGTTGCCCGGCCGCTTCCGGACCCTTCGCATCCGCTTCTCTTCGATGACTTTGACAAAAATGGAGTATGGGGCAAAGCGAACGGACAATGGGTGAACTGGTGGAATCAGAATGGCGGCACCAACGAAGGCACTTTCGCCAGGGTTGAAGATACTCCCGGGAATTTCGTCGGCAAGTTTGGGCAGAACCCGTCCAACGTCAACGCGGAAGCCAAATTCCAGCATTGGAACGAATCCTATAGCGTAGATGGCTATCGTTACGTCAACATGAAGGTGAAAAATCCGAGCCATCCAAACTTGCGCATGCGGGCAACCTTGTCCGATGGCAAAAACAGCATCAACTTGACGAACGGCTGGATCAGCATCCCGACCACTTGGACCGATATGCAGTTCGACACGAGCACAGCGCCGGCTGCCATGGACAGGACGAAAGCCGTGATTACGATTTGGCTGAAGCAGACCGTCAAGGGTTATGGAGAGATGTTTATGGATGATCTCCAATTTACCAACACGGCCAGCGGCAGCGCGCCAACGTTAACAGCCGGCAGCGTGAGTGCAACAACCGGCAATACTCTGTCGAACTTTACGTTTACCGTGACATATACCGATGTCGACAACGAAGCGCCGTATGCTGTAGAGCTTGTCACAGACGGCGTAGTCCGCAAGATGTACGAGGTGAACGTGAATGACACGGATTATACAAACGGCAAGACCTATAGACTCATTACAAGGCTGCCCAAAGGCAATCATAAGTACTACTTCACGACGACGGATAAGACGTCCGATGCGGTCAGCACGACCGTGGCGACCGGTCCATCCGTGAGCTAA
- a CDS encoding sugar phosphate nucleotidyltransferase → MVNQMVCTAMLLAGGEGKRLAPLTSSLAKPVVPFGERYRMIDFPLSNCLNSGIRNVGVLTHYCSDTVHRHIGDGGAWLNAIGAKHAGEIVMLPASEHSPSGCYSGTADAIYRNLAYIDHHDPQHVLILSGDHIYQMDYRPMLERHISSGASATIAVKEVPWHEASRFGILNTTEDYSVVEFEEKPSRPRSNLASMGIYLFRKDKLIEVLEQDARNPESSHDFGKDIIPKLLLGGERISAYPYEGYWRDVGTVDSLWEAHMELIDGKLNLSEPHWPLHSSCVSPLGMTNSRSGIVSPDCIVDSYCRMEGSAKRSIISTGSVIGRGSLLSESIIMPGARIGRHVRIHKAIIGENAVIEDGAVIGAPDAAHISVVAPGEAVKAERRTAPVSSDNLAALLSGSAGRRNRKLHKSQALGY, encoded by the coding sequence ATGGTGAATCAAATGGTTTGTACAGCTATGCTGCTTGCGGGCGGTGAGGGCAAACGGCTTGCTCCGCTTACCTCTTCCTTGGCGAAACCCGTTGTGCCTTTCGGCGAACGTTACCGTATGATAGACTTTCCGCTTAGCAATTGCTTGAATTCAGGCATTCGCAATGTAGGCGTGTTAACTCATTATTGCTCCGACACGGTACACCGTCATATTGGCGACGGCGGCGCGTGGCTTAACGCTATAGGGGCCAAGCACGCGGGTGAAATTGTGATGCTGCCGGCTTCTGAGCACTCTCCTAGCGGATGCTACAGTGGCACAGCCGATGCCATTTATCGCAATTTAGCCTACATCGATCACCATGATCCACAACATGTTCTGATCCTGTCTGGCGACCATATCTATCAAATGGATTATCGTCCCATGCTGGAGAGGCATATTAGCAGTGGCGCATCCGCCACAATTGCAGTGAAGGAAGTGCCTTGGCACGAAGCTAGCCGCTTTGGCATTTTGAATACAACTGAGGATTACAGCGTCGTGGAGTTTGAAGAGAAGCCATCCCGTCCAAGGAGCAATCTAGCTTCAATGGGCATCTATCTGTTCCGCAAGGACAAGCTCATAGAGGTGCTGGAGCAAGATGCCCGGAATCCCGAATCCAGCCATGACTTCGGCAAGGATATCATTCCAAAGCTTCTCCTGGGTGGCGAGCGAATATCCGCTTATCCATATGAAGGCTACTGGCGCGATGTAGGCACAGTCGACAGCCTATGGGAAGCCCATATGGAGCTGATTGACGGAAAGCTTAACTTATCTGAGCCTCATTGGCCGCTCCACTCCAGCTGTGTGTCACCCTTAGGTATGACTAATAGTCGAAGCGGGATTGTGTCTCCGGATTGTATTGTAGACAGCTATTGCCGGATGGAGGGCAGCGCCAAGCGTTCCATTATTAGCACAGGATCCGTAATCGGCAGAGGCAGCCTGCTCTCAGAGAGCATTATTATGCCCGGCGCTCGAATTGGCCGTCATGTCCGCATCCACAAAGCTATTATTGGCGAGAATGCCGTTATTGAGGATGGTGCTGTAATTGGTGCTCCAGATGCGGCGCACATCTCGGTTGTAGCACCAGGAGAAGCTGTCAAGGCGGAGCGCAGAACCGCGCCTGTCAGCTCTGACAACCTCGCAGCCCTGTTGTCCGGCTCTGCGGGACGCCGTAATCGCAAGCTTCACAAAAGCCAAGCGCTTGGCTATTAG
- a CDS encoding alpha-glycosidase, producing MLLESIYHSPSRRWSYAYDAETFHLRLKTKRNDVERVVAVAGDKYDWDHHSHEVEMDHIAADGLHDYWEAVIRPEFKRFTYGFRLHSGDETIWLTEDGFSSEQPAPAGGYFEAHYIHEVDLFAPPEWVKEAVFYQILPDRFDNGDTSNDPEGTLPWGEKPEGDSFFGGDIQGMLNRIGHLNELGVNAVYLTPIFRSPSNHKYDTVDYREIDPHFGDKELLKKFVQLCHDNGIRVILDAVFNHASEQFQPFQDVLEKGEESKYKDWFHLKEFPVGVHDGMPNYDTFGFFGHMPKLNTAHPDVKQYLIETSVYWMEETGIDGWRLDVANEVDHQFWREFRQAVKTANPDAFIVGEVWSDSLNWLLGDQFDSVMNYPLTQQSLGFFADRTISPAQFAERVNGLLMRYPQQTNEALFNLLSSHDIPRVLTRCDGDIGRLKQAVVFMMTMMGLPCIYYGDEFGMDGGDDPDCRKCMVWDEESQNKDLFDFYKLLIALRKEHKALRSGRFRILSAEAEGGSLIYERLDGEEHFTVWVNRSDEHAELTHPMVEGGWRDALTDEEIDNHEGRLTIQLEPNGYRIIWRRIQ from the coding sequence ATGTTATTGGAGAGTATCTATCATTCCCCCAGCCGTAGATGGTCATATGCTTATGATGCGGAGACGTTCCATCTCAGACTGAAAACAAAACGTAATGATGTGGAGAGGGTTGTTGCTGTTGCAGGAGACAAATATGACTGGGACCATCACTCCCATGAAGTGGAGATGGACCACATCGCAGCAGATGGCCTGCATGATTATTGGGAGGCGGTCATTCGTCCGGAATTCAAACGGTTCACCTACGGATTTCGTCTGCACAGCGGCGATGAGACGATCTGGCTTACGGAGGACGGCTTCTCTTCGGAGCAGCCGGCTCCGGCGGGCGGTTATTTCGAGGCTCATTATATTCATGAAGTGGATCTGTTCGCCCCGCCGGAGTGGGTAAAGGAGGCTGTATTCTATCAAATTCTCCCGGACCGCTTCGACAATGGCGATACCTCCAACGATCCAGAGGGAACCTTGCCCTGGGGAGAAAAGCCGGAGGGTGATTCCTTCTTCGGAGGAGATATCCAGGGAATGCTGAACCGCATCGGCCACTTGAACGAGCTTGGAGTGAACGCCGTCTATTTGACGCCAATCTTCCGCTCGCCCTCGAACCACAAGTATGACACGGTGGATTATCGCGAGATTGATCCCCATTTTGGAGACAAGGAGCTGCTTAAGAAGTTTGTACAGCTCTGTCATGACAACGGGATACGCGTTATTCTTGATGCGGTATTCAATCATGCGAGCGAGCAGTTCCAGCCGTTCCAGGATGTGCTGGAGAAGGGAGAGGAGTCGAAGTACAAGGACTGGTTCCACCTGAAGGAATTCCCGGTTGGCGTTCACGATGGTATGCCGAATTATGATACGTTTGGATTTTTTGGCCATATGCCTAAGCTGAATACCGCGCATCCTGATGTGAAGCAATATTTGATCGAAACTTCGGTCTACTGGATGGAAGAAACGGGGATTGACGGCTGGAGACTGGATGTCGCCAATGAGGTGGATCATCAATTTTGGCGGGAGTTCCGCCAAGCGGTCAAAACGGCTAATCCGGATGCCTTTATTGTAGGGGAAGTGTGGAGCGACTCCTTGAATTGGCTGCTTGGCGATCAATTTGATTCCGTCATGAATTATCCGTTGACGCAGCAGAGTCTTGGCTTTTTTGCCGATCGAACCATCTCGCCTGCCCAATTCGCAGAGCGCGTGAACGGGCTTCTCATGCGTTATCCGCAGCAGACGAACGAGGCGCTCTTCAACCTGCTGTCCAGTCATGATATACCACGAGTCCTGACACGATGTGATGGCGATATTGGAAGGCTCAAGCAAGCTGTTGTATTCATGATGACCATGATGGGCTTGCCTTGCATTTATTATGGGGATGAGTTCGGCATGGATGGCGGAGACGATCCGGATTGCCGCAAGTGCATGGTCTGGGATGAGGAGAGCCAGAACAAGGACCTGTTCGATTTCTATAAGCTGCTTATCGCACTGAGGAAGGAGCACAAGGCGCTGCGCAGCGGTCGATTCCGCATTCTATCAGCAGAAGCGGAAGGCGGCTCGCTTATTTATGAACGGCTGGATGGGGAAGAGCATTTCACCGTCTGGGTCAATCGTTCGGACGAACACGCCGAGCTGACTCATCCCATGGTGGAGGGCGGCTGGCGTGATGCCTTAACGGACGAGGAGATTGATAATCATGAGGGGCGTCTGACCATCCAGCTTGAGCCGAACGGTTATAGGATTATATGGCGGAGAATCCAATAG
- a CDS encoding SDR family NAD(P)-dependent oxidoreductase produces MSRYSHARRLEGKAALITGAGSGIGRASAIRFAQEGANLVLLGRELEPLEAVCREAEAFGVQSIAVQADIADEQSLEEAYRSAIYTFGQLDIVFANAGINGTISPIEHMSKEEWETTININLTGTFLTVKQAIPHLKEKGGSVIINSSINGNRVFSNFGFSAYSSSKAGVSAFARMAALELAEFGIRVNAICPGAISTNIDESTKPKPELEEIRIPVEFPEGDQPLENGPGKPEQVANLVLFLASDEASHITGTSVYIDGAESLLRG; encoded by the coding sequence ATGTCCCGTTATTCACACGCCAGACGATTAGAAGGCAAGGCAGCGCTTATTACGGGGGCGGGCTCCGGCATCGGACGAGCTTCCGCCATTCGCTTCGCCCAGGAAGGTGCAAACCTCGTCCTGCTTGGTCGGGAGCTGGAGCCGCTTGAGGCAGTTTGCCGGGAGGCTGAAGCCTTTGGCGTACAATCCATAGCCGTCCAGGCAGACATTGCGGATGAGCAGTCTCTTGAAGAGGCTTACCGCAGCGCGATCTACACCTTCGGACAGCTTGATATTGTATTTGCAAACGCGGGCATCAACGGTACGATCTCGCCCATTGAGCATATGAGCAAGGAGGAATGGGAGACCACCATTAACATCAACCTGACTGGAACGTTCCTGACGGTCAAGCAAGCCATTCCTCACCTGAAGGAGAAGGGCGGCAGCGTCATAATTAACAGCTCCATCAATGGCAATCGGGTATTCTCCAATTTCGGCTTCAGCGCCTATAGCAGCTCCAAGGCAGGGGTGTCCGCCTTTGCGCGCATGGCGGCTCTGGAGCTGGCGGAATTCGGCATACGCGTGAACGCGATATGTCCTGGCGCGATTTCAACCAATATTGACGAGTCAACCAAGCCTAAGCCGGAGCTGGAGGAGATCCGTATTCCTGTCGAATTCCCCGAAGGCGATCAGCCGCTTGAGAATGGACCAGGCAAGCCTGAGCAGGTTGCCAATCTCGTACTGTTTCTGGCGTCGGATGAGGCCAGCCATATTACCGGAACTTCCGTCTATATCGATGGAGCGGAATCCCTGCTTCGCGGGTAA
- a CDS encoding patatin-like phospholipase family protein codes for MTANGKLALALEGGGAKGAYHMGVVKAYREAGYTFDAIAGTSIGALNGAVIAQGDFEIGFGVWEQLDARSIFDISEEEYRLLMRRRLDTAALRHMAARTKRLIAGRGMDTHKMRLFMESLIDESRLRSSTADFGLVTVSLSDRAPLELYKEDIPAGRILDYLMASASFPGFQTTFIDDKAYIDGGLYDNCPINMLARKGYTSIVAVRTFAMGVTQKVRYPDLTLTTIAPSEPLGGMMSFNPSAIHRSMSMGYYDALRGLQGLQGRVYCIDIESLTEEACKGMLASLPDAKLLALGRMLGASGIPARELWSRVIVPRLSESMRLPGDASSITFIIHLAEALASAKGIEKYAVYSFQDWVRSVIHGPLKNVQGLHFRQVELCMAAQRILEAIFKTP; via the coding sequence GTGACAGCAAACGGCAAGCTGGCGCTTGCGCTTGAAGGAGGCGGCGCCAAAGGCGCTTACCATATGGGGGTCGTCAAAGCGTACCGGGAGGCTGGCTATACCTTCGACGCCATAGCCGGCACCTCAATCGGCGCCTTGAACGGAGCCGTTATCGCGCAGGGAGATTTCGAGATTGGCTTCGGGGTTTGGGAGCAGCTCGACGCCCGGTCGATCTTCGACATCAGCGAAGAGGAATACCGCTTGCTGATGAGGCGGAGACTGGATACAGCAGCCCTGCGCCACATGGCCGCGCGCACCAAGAGGCTTATCGCGGGCAGAGGCATGGATACGCATAAAATGCGACTATTTATGGAGTCCCTGATTGACGAAAGCCGGCTGCGGTCCAGCACTGCGGACTTTGGGCTGGTAACCGTATCCTTGAGTGACCGAGCTCCGCTGGAGCTGTACAAGGAGGACATCCCGGCAGGACGAATATTGGACTATCTGATGGCCAGCGCCTCATTTCCAGGCTTTCAGACGACGTTTATTGACGATAAAGCCTATATCGACGGCGGGCTGTACGATAATTGCCCCATTAATATGCTTGCACGCAAAGGCTATACAAGCATTGTTGCGGTCCGCACCTTCGCGATGGGCGTGACGCAAAAGGTCCGATATCCCGACCTCACGTTGACAACAATCGCCCCCTCCGAGCCGCTCGGCGGTATGATGAGCTTTAACCCCTCAGCCATTCACCGCAGCATGAGCATGGGGTATTACGACGCACTCCGAGGGCTGCAGGGGCTGCAGGGGCGCGTCTATTGCATCGACATTGAGTCTTTAACCGAGGAAGCTTGCAAGGGGATGCTCGCCTCACTCCCCGATGCCAAGCTGCTTGCGCTGGGCCGCATGCTTGGGGCTAGCGGCATTCCTGCGCGCGAGCTGTGGAGCAGAGTCATTGTGCCCAGGCTGTCAGAGAGTATGCGCCTTCCTGGGGACGCCTCCTCGATCACCTTTATCATTCACCTGGCGGAAGCGCTGGCTTCGGCCAAGGGAATCGAGAAGTACGCGGTCTATTCCTTCCAGGATTGGGTGCGCTCCGTTATCCATGGCCCTCTTAAGAACGTTCAGGGACTACACTTCCGACAGGTAGAGCTGTGCATGGCGGCTCAGCGCATCCTGGAAGCCATATTTAAAACCCCCTAA
- a CDS encoding glycoside hydrolase family 88 protein, which yields MAQVHDQWKQAAQLKGVLPEVWEQLQVKVDRMISQLGDKSPHVAKADGIYDDMRLDWWTSGFWPGMLWILYDMTGKEHYKTAAWEWDIRLEQRFTEDNNFHHDVGFQFLPTAVIKHQITGDSDALRRAVYAANFLAGRFNYAGRFLRAWNQDKRGWAIVDSSMNLSLLFWAAAELEDPRFEQVARMHADTVVDRFIRPDGSVNHILSFDPASGELIESLGGQGAGPNSAWSRGASWALHGMANVYRYTRDTRYLEAAQRVAHYFIACLPDDSVPHWDFRAADSLSDEPRDTSAGACAASGLLELADMLPGAEGMPYRQAAERILLSLTNHYGTWDQPEHEAILIGGTGHKPAGQNVDVSLIYGDYYYVESIAKLMGWKRRIF from the coding sequence ATGGCACAAGTACACGATCAATGGAAGCAGGCCGCTCAGCTTAAGGGAGTATTGCCCGAGGTGTGGGAGCAGCTTCAGGTGAAGGTCGACCGAATGATCAGTCAACTCGGAGACAAGTCTCCACACGTGGCAAAGGCCGATGGCATCTACGACGATATGCGCCTGGACTGGTGGACGTCCGGCTTCTGGCCTGGCATGCTGTGGATTCTATATGATATGACGGGCAAGGAGCACTACAAGACGGCAGCCTGGGAATGGGATATTCGTCTTGAGCAGAGGTTTACGGAGGACAACAACTTTCATCACGATGTCGGTTTCCAGTTCCTGCCGACAGCAGTTATCAAGCACCAGATTACGGGAGACAGCGATGCGCTTCGCCGAGCGGTCTACGCTGCCAACTTCCTGGCTGGCCGATTCAATTATGCGGGCAGGTTCCTGCGGGCCTGGAATCAGGACAAGCGGGGCTGGGCGATCGTAGATTCGTCGATGAACCTATCCCTTCTGTTCTGGGCGGCTGCTGAGCTGGAGGACCCTCGCTTCGAGCAGGTAGCCCGCATGCATGCGGATACCGTTGTAGATCGCTTCATCCGGCCAGATGGATCCGTGAACCATATACTTAGCTTCGACCCTGCAAGCGGAGAGCTCATTGAGTCTCTCGGCGGCCAAGGAGCGGGCCCGAACTCTGCTTGGAGCCGCGGCGCGTCCTGGGCGCTGCATGGGATGGCGAATGTGTATCGCTATACGAGAGACACGAGGTATCTAGAAGCAGCTCAGCGTGTGGCGCACTACTTCATTGCCTGCCTGCCAGACGACTCGGTGCCCCATTGGGATTTCCGCGCAGCGGATTCGCTAAGCGACGAGCCGCGCGACACCTCGGCGGGCGCTTGCGCTGCGTCGGGATTGCTGGAGCTGGCCGATATGCTGCCTGGCGCAGAGGGGATGCCTTATCGTCAAGCGGCGGAACGTATCCTGCTGTCGCTGACGAATCACTACGGCACTTGGGATCAGCCTGAGCATGAGGCGATATTGATAGGCGGTACCGGACATAAGCCAGCCGGGCAGAATGTCGACGTGTCGCTCATCTACGGCGACTATTATTATGTGGAGTCGATCGCGAAGCTGATGGGATGGAAACGGAGAATTTTTTAA